One genomic region from Arthrobacter sp. YN encodes:
- a CDS encoding LacI family DNA-binding transcriptional regulator: MEDVARVAGVSHQTVSRVLNNHPNVSAKTRERVEEAITELGYRRNTAARSLVTRRSQTIGVLGSEMAQYGPSHTLLGVQQAARDAGYFVSVAALREVTPETIKDAVAHFMDQGVDGIVVTVPHPGTFDVLRDITVPVPLVAVGSVGDEHLSGATVDQRQGAKLAVEHLLGLGHQRIGHLSGPADWIDTSARIDGWQEALKEAGLEPGTLIEGDWSAECGYREGLKIAADRSVTALFVANDQMALGVLRALNETGVQVPAEISVVGFDDQPESAYFIPPLTTVAQDFEELGQRCIGLLLDRLENGDIVSAATVTPRLVIRATTAPLAD, encoded by the coding sequence ATGGAGGACGTTGCCCGCGTGGCGGGGGTTTCCCACCAGACCGTTTCCCGGGTGCTGAACAACCACCCCAACGTGAGTGCCAAGACCCGCGAGCGCGTTGAAGAGGCCATTACGGAACTGGGTTATCGCCGGAACACGGCGGCACGCAGCCTGGTGACCCGCCGCTCCCAAACCATCGGAGTCCTCGGCAGCGAGATGGCCCAATACGGTCCGTCCCACACGCTCCTCGGCGTCCAGCAGGCGGCACGGGATGCTGGCTACTTCGTCAGCGTCGCAGCCCTGCGGGAAGTGACGCCCGAGACCATCAAGGACGCCGTCGCCCACTTCATGGACCAGGGTGTTGACGGCATTGTGGTGACTGTGCCCCACCCCGGCACCTTCGATGTCCTGAGGGACATCACCGTTCCAGTGCCCTTGGTGGCCGTGGGCTCAGTCGGCGACGAACACCTCAGCGGCGCCACCGTCGACCAGCGGCAGGGCGCCAAGCTCGCCGTCGAGCACCTCCTGGGTCTCGGCCACCAGAGGATCGGCCACCTTTCCGGGCCGGCTGACTGGATTGACACCTCTGCCCGTATTGACGGCTGGCAGGAGGCACTGAAGGAGGCCGGGCTTGAACCGGGAACCTTGATCGAAGGCGACTGGAGCGCTGAGTGCGGTTACCGCGAAGGCCTGAAAATCGCCGCCGACCGTTCAGTGACGGCCCTTTTCGTGGCCAATGACCAGATGGCCCTCGGCGTCCTGCGTGCCCTCAACGAGACCGGCGTGCAGGTACCCGCCGAGATCAGCGTGGTGGGCTTTGATGACCAACCCGAGTCCGCCTACTTCATCCCGCCGCTGACAACGGTGGCGCAGGACTTTGAGGAACTCGGCCAGCGCTGCATCGGCCTGCTGCTGGATCGATTGGAGAACGGCGACATCGTTTCAGCCGCCACCGTGACGCCGCGCCTGGTCATTCGCGCCACCACGGCGCCCCTCGCCGACTAA
- the araB gene encoding ribulokinase: MNTSEFLPLDEQFVIGVDYGTLSGRAVVVRVSDGAELGSGVFEYPHAVVSEKLPGSGQRLPADWALQVPNDYRDVLRKAVPAAVADAGINPKNVVGIATDFTACTMVPTTADGTPLNELERFADRPHAFVKLWRHHAAQPQADRINKLAEEQGDSWLPRYGGLISSEWEFAKGLQVLEEDPEVYGAMDHWVEAADWIVWQLCGSYVRNACTAGYKGIYQDGKYPSEDFLAALNPDFRGFVSEKLEHTIGRLGDAAGYLTEEAAAWTGLPAGIAVAVGNVDAHVSAPAANAVEPGQLVAIMGTSTCHVMNGDVLREVPGMCGVVDGGIVDGLWGYEAGQSGVGDIFGWFTKNGVPPEYHQAATDKGLGIHEYLTELAEKQAIGEHGLIALDWHSGNRSVLVDHELSGVVVGQTLATKPEDTYRALLEATAFGTRTIVDAFRDSGVPVKEFIVAGGLLKNKFLMQVYADITGLQLSTIGSEQGPALGSAIHAAVAAGKYKDIREAAASMAAAPGAVYTPIPENVAAYEVLFQEYKALHDYFGRGTNNVMHRLKAIQRAAIQGSEQRSGQRSGQQGPATQSSALEGASA, encoded by the coding sequence ATGAATACCTCTGAATTCCTCCCGCTGGACGAGCAGTTCGTCATCGGCGTGGACTATGGCACTTTGTCCGGGCGCGCCGTCGTCGTCCGCGTATCGGACGGGGCAGAACTTGGCAGCGGTGTGTTCGAGTATCCGCACGCCGTCGTGTCGGAAAAGCTCCCGGGTTCCGGCCAGCGACTGCCGGCTGACTGGGCCCTTCAGGTCCCCAACGACTACCGCGACGTCCTGCGCAAAGCTGTACCGGCCGCCGTCGCCGATGCCGGAATCAACCCGAAGAACGTGGTGGGCATCGCCACCGACTTCACTGCCTGCACCATGGTCCCGACGACGGCGGACGGCACGCCGCTGAACGAACTGGAACGATTCGCGGACCGGCCCCACGCGTTCGTGAAGCTGTGGCGCCACCACGCAGCCCAGCCGCAGGCTGACCGCATCAACAAGCTTGCTGAAGAGCAGGGCGACTCCTGGCTTCCCCGCTACGGCGGCCTGATTTCCTCGGAGTGGGAGTTCGCCAAGGGACTTCAGGTTCTGGAGGAGGACCCGGAAGTTTACGGCGCCATGGATCACTGGGTTGAGGCAGCCGACTGGATCGTGTGGCAGCTCTGCGGCAGCTACGTCCGCAACGCGTGCACCGCGGGCTACAAAGGCATTTACCAGGATGGAAAGTACCCGTCCGAGGACTTCCTCGCAGCGTTGAACCCTGATTTCAGGGGTTTCGTGTCGGAAAAGCTGGAACACACCATCGGTCGCTTGGGCGACGCCGCCGGCTACCTCACCGAGGAGGCCGCAGCTTGGACCGGGCTTCCTGCCGGAATCGCAGTGGCCGTGGGAAATGTTGACGCCCACGTCAGCGCACCGGCCGCGAACGCCGTGGAACCCGGACAGCTCGTAGCCATCATGGGCACGTCCACGTGCCACGTCATGAACGGCGACGTGCTGCGCGAAGTCCCCGGCATGTGCGGAGTCGTAGACGGCGGCATCGTGGACGGCCTCTGGGGTTACGAAGCAGGCCAGTCCGGAGTTGGCGACATCTTCGGTTGGTTCACCAAGAACGGCGTCCCGCCGGAGTACCACCAGGCCGCCACAGACAAGGGCCTGGGTATCCACGAATACCTGACCGAACTCGCGGAGAAGCAGGCAATCGGCGAGCACGGCCTGATCGCACTGGACTGGCATTCGGGCAACCGCTCAGTACTGGTGGACCACGAACTCTCCGGCGTGGTGGTGGGCCAGACCTTGGCCACCAAGCCTGAGGACACGTACCGGGCGTTGCTGGAAGCCACGGCTTTCGGCACCCGCACCATTGTGGACGCCTTCCGCGATTCCGGTGTTCCGGTCAAGGAATTCATCGTGGCGGGCGGGCTTTTGAAGAACAAATTCCTGATGCAGGTCTACGCCGACATCACTGGCCTGCAGCTCTCCACCATCGGTTCCGAGCAGGGTCCTGCGCTGGGCTCGGCGATCCACGCAGCCGTCGCTGCCGGGAAGTACAAGGACATCCGCGAAGCTGCCGCTTCCATGGCAGCAGCTCCCGGCGCGGTCTACACCCCCATCCCGGAAAACGTGGCGGCCTACGAGGTCCTCTTCCAGGAATACAAGGCCCTGCACGACTACTTCGGCCGCGGCACCAACAACGTCATGCACCGCCTCAAAGCCATCCAACGCGCCGCGATCCAGGGTTCGGAACAACGTTCGGGACAACGTTCGGGACAACAAGGCCCAGCCACCCAGTCCAGTGCCCTCGAAGGAGCTTCCGCATGA
- a CDS encoding L-ribulose-5-phosphate 4-epimerase codes for MSTLLETIARVRKEVCELHAELTRYELVVWTAGNVSGRIPGHDLMVIKPSGVSYDDLTPELMVVTDLYGTPVRGMNTGSAGTVDWGNPDLSPSSDTAAHAYVYRHMPEVGGVVHTHSTYATAWAARGEEIPCVLTMMGDEFGGPIPIGPFALIGDDSIGQGIVETLKNSNSPAVLMQNHGPFTIGKSAREAVKAAVMCEEVARTVHISRQLGEPLPIDQAKIESLYDRYQNVYGR; via the coding sequence ATGAGCACCCTGCTGGAAACCATTGCAAGGGTCCGCAAGGAAGTCTGCGAGCTGCACGCCGAGCTGACCCGTTACGAACTGGTGGTCTGGACGGCCGGCAACGTCTCGGGCCGGATCCCCGGGCACGACCTCATGGTCATCAAGCCATCGGGTGTTTCCTACGACGACCTCACACCGGAGCTCATGGTGGTCACCGACCTCTACGGCACCCCGGTCAGGGGCATGAACACCGGAAGCGCCGGAACCGTGGACTGGGGCAACCCGGACCTCTCGCCGTCTTCCGACACCGCCGCCCACGCCTACGTCTACCGGCACATGCCGGAGGTAGGCGGCGTTGTCCACACGCATTCCACCTACGCCACGGCCTGGGCTGCGCGCGGCGAAGAAATCCCCTGCGTGCTGACCATGATGGGCGACGAGTTCGGCGGCCCCATCCCCATTGGACCGTTTGCGCTGATCGGGGACGACTCGATCGGCCAAGGCATCGTGGAAACCCTCAAGAACTCAAACTCCCCCGCGGTCCTGATGCAGAACCATGGGCCGTTCACCATCGGCAAGTCAGCCCGCGAGGCCGTCAAGGCAGCGGTGATGTGTGAGGAAGTGGCCCGGACAGTCCATATCTCCCGGCAACTCGGTGAGCCCCTGCCCATCGACCAGGCCAAGATCGAGTCCCTCTACGACCGATACCAGAACGTTTACGGCCGCTGA
- the araA gene encoding L-arabinose isomerase has product MPSANTTSANNTSLGQYEVWFLTGSQHLYGEDVLKQVAAQSQEIANALNASSDVPVKLVWKPVLTDSDAIRRTALEANSNDSVIGVTAWMHTFSPAKMWIQGLDALRKPLLHLHTQANRDLPWADIDFDFMNLNQAAHGDREFGYIQSRLGVPRKTVVGHVSNPDVARQVGAWQRASAGWAAVRTLKLTRFGDNMRNVAVTEGDKTEAELRFGVSVNTWSVNELAEAVHTAAESDVDALVAEYERLYEVADELKAGGARHESLRYSAKIELGLRSFLEANGSAAFTTSFEDLGELRQLPGMAVQRLMADGYGFGAEGDWKTAILVRAAKVMGGDLPGGASLMEDYTYHLEPGSEKILGAHMLEVCPSLTATKPRVEIHPLGIGGKEDPVRMVFDTDAGPGIVVALSDMRDRFRLVANVVDVVDLDQPLPNLPVARALWEPKPNFATSAAAWLTAGAAHHTVLSTQVGLEVFEDFAEIAKTELLTIDEGTTIKQFKKELNWNAAYYKLAGGL; this is encoded by the coding sequence ATGCCCAGCGCCAACACCACATCCGCCAACAACACGTCCCTGGGTCAGTACGAGGTCTGGTTCCTCACCGGCAGCCAACACCTTTACGGCGAGGATGTCCTCAAGCAGGTGGCAGCGCAGTCGCAGGAGATTGCCAACGCCCTGAACGCCAGCAGCGACGTCCCGGTCAAGCTCGTGTGGAAGCCGGTTCTCACTGATTCCGATGCCATCCGCCGCACCGCCCTGGAAGCCAACTCGAATGACTCCGTGATCGGCGTGACCGCCTGGATGCACACGTTCAGCCCGGCCAAGATGTGGATCCAAGGCCTGGATGCGCTCCGCAAGCCGTTGCTGCACCTTCACACGCAGGCCAACCGGGACCTTCCTTGGGCTGACATCGATTTCGACTTCATGAACCTGAACCAGGCAGCCCACGGCGACCGGGAGTTCGGGTACATCCAGTCGCGCCTCGGTGTGCCGCGGAAGACCGTCGTCGGGCATGTCAGCAACCCTGACGTTGCCCGCCAAGTGGGTGCGTGGCAGCGCGCCTCGGCCGGCTGGGCCGCCGTCCGCACGCTCAAGCTGACCCGTTTCGGCGACAACATGCGCAACGTCGCCGTCACCGAAGGCGACAAGACCGAAGCCGAGCTACGCTTCGGCGTCTCGGTGAACACCTGGTCCGTCAACGAGCTCGCCGAGGCTGTCCACACGGCCGCAGAGTCCGACGTCGACGCCTTGGTTGCCGAGTACGAGCGCCTTTATGAGGTGGCTGACGAGCTGAAGGCCGGCGGTGCCCGCCACGAGTCGCTGCGGTATAGCGCCAAGATCGAGCTGGGCCTTCGCAGCTTTCTGGAAGCCAACGGATCCGCAGCGTTCACCACGTCCTTCGAAGACCTGGGTGAGCTGCGCCAACTCCCCGGCATGGCTGTCCAGCGCCTCATGGCGGACGGTTACGGCTTCGGCGCCGAGGGTGACTGGAAGACAGCCATCCTGGTCCGCGCCGCCAAGGTGATGGGCGGCGACCTGCCCGGTGGCGCGTCGCTTATGGAGGACTACACCTACCATCTGGAACCGGGTAGCGAGAAGATCCTGGGCGCCCACATGCTGGAGGTCTGCCCGTCGCTGACCGCCACAAAGCCGCGCGTTGAGATCCACCCGCTGGGCATCGGCGGCAAGGAAGATCCCGTCCGCATGGTGTTCGATACCGACGCCGGCCCCGGCATCGTCGTCGCCCTGTCTGATATGCGCGATCGGTTCCGCCTGGTCGCGAACGTGGTGGACGTCGTCGACCTTGACCAGCCGCTCCCCAACCTGCCGGTGGCCCGTGCACTCTGGGAGCCGAAGCCCAACTTCGCCACCTCCGCTGCCGCGTGGCTCACCGCCGGTGCCGCGCACCACACGGTATTGTCCACGCAGGTGGGCCTTGAGGTATTCGAGGACTTCGCCGAAATCGCCAAGACCGAACTCCTCACCATCGACGAAGGCACCACCATCAAACAGTTCAAGAAGGAACTCAACTGGAACGCCGCGTACTACAAGCTGGCCGGCGGCCTGTGA
- a CDS encoding aldose 1-epimerase family protein, whose translation MSTEFTLGAGGYTAVVTARAAALRVLQFEGRDLVVPFPEGGPIPDYRGVIAAPWPNRIADGAYVFDGTKHQLPVNEPERETALHGLAFPLDWMLKESDAGSLTLTCTVGPTAGYPFVLELEARFALDDAGLHTSVTARNAADIAAPYGVCPHPYLVAGSSPLDEWVLEFAADSFLEVTPDRLLPVGVLPVEGHAFDFRSPRAVGSTEIDHAFTGITFDGGLARLSVRDPAGTGVGGSGVGMSWDESCPWLQIHTADKPAPLPNRLGLAVEPMTCPPDAFNSGTDLIRLEPGAEHTASWSIYAL comes from the coding sequence GTGAGCACTGAATTCACGCTGGGCGCGGGCGGTTATACAGCAGTTGTGACCGCCCGCGCGGCCGCCCTTCGTGTCCTCCAGTTCGAGGGCCGGGACCTGGTTGTCCCGTTTCCGGAAGGTGGTCCCATCCCGGACTACCGCGGCGTCATCGCCGCACCGTGGCCCAACAGGATTGCTGACGGCGCGTACGTTTTCGATGGCACCAAGCACCAACTTCCAGTCAACGAACCAGAACGGGAAACAGCACTGCACGGCCTCGCCTTCCCGCTCGACTGGATGCTGAAGGAGTCCGACGCCGGGTCGCTCACCCTGACGTGCACGGTGGGTCCGACGGCGGGCTACCCCTTCGTCCTGGAGCTTGAGGCACGGTTCGCCCTGGACGACGCCGGGCTTCACACCTCCGTGACAGCCCGGAACGCCGCCGACATCGCCGCTCCCTACGGCGTGTGCCCGCACCCGTACCTCGTGGCCGGTTCTTCACCGCTGGATGAGTGGGTCTTGGAGTTTGCCGCCGATTCGTTCCTTGAGGTCACCCCGGACAGGCTCCTGCCCGTTGGCGTCCTGCCAGTTGAAGGCCACGCTTTCGACTTCCGTTCCCCGCGCGCTGTCGGCAGCACCGAGATCGACCACGCCTTCACAGGCATAACGTTCGACGGCGGGCTGGCGCGGCTTTCCGTGCGGGACCCGGCGGGCACCGGCGTCGGAGGGTCCGGCGTCGGGATGTCATGGGACGAAAGCTGCCCGTGGCTGCAGATCCACACGGCTGACAAGCCGGCACCCCTGCCCAACCGCCTGGGCCTGGCCGTGGAACCCATGACCTGCCCTCCGGATGCCTTCAACAGCGGCACGGACCTGATCCGGCTGGAACCGGGCGCCGAGCACACGGCGTCATGGAGCATCTACGCCCTGTAG
- a CDS encoding LacI family DNA-binding transcriptional regulator, which produces MSQTASIKDVATHAQVAVGTVSNVLNYPDRVSQRTKERVLKSIAELGFVRNDAARQLRAGQSRTIGLIVLDVGNPFFSSVARAAEDAATALGSVVLVGDSGQDSSREAHYIDLFQEQRVQGLLISPVGDVGERIDTLRERGVPTVLVDELADTDRCSSVSVDDQEGGYLAAKHLLDLGRRRLAFVGTPSIRQVASRLKGAQRAVAEVSGASVEVLDSAGQTVLAGRQVGNSLVERAPELRPEAVFCSNDLLALGVMQSLTMLRTVRIPEDIALIGYDDIDFAISAVVPLSSIRQPTEALGRTAIELLAEEQESGGTKHRSVVFTPELVVRQSTAGSLSLA; this is translated from the coding sequence ATGTCCCAGACAGCCAGCATCAAAGACGTTGCAACCCACGCCCAGGTAGCAGTGGGAACTGTTTCCAATGTGCTCAACTATCCGGATCGTGTGTCGCAACGAACCAAGGAACGTGTCCTCAAGTCCATCGCAGAACTGGGTTTTGTGCGCAACGACGCCGCCCGCCAGCTCCGCGCCGGGCAGAGCAGGACCATCGGCCTGATTGTGCTGGACGTGGGAAACCCCTTCTTCTCCTCGGTGGCCCGTGCCGCGGAGGATGCTGCTACGGCGCTTGGGAGCGTGGTGCTGGTAGGGGATAGCGGCCAGGACTCCTCCCGGGAAGCCCATTACATTGACCTTTTCCAGGAGCAGCGTGTCCAGGGCCTGCTCATCTCCCCCGTGGGTGACGTGGGGGAGCGCATCGACACCCTGCGCGAACGCGGCGTCCCCACTGTGTTGGTGGATGAACTTGCAGACACCGATCGCTGCAGCTCAGTGTCCGTGGATGACCAGGAAGGCGGGTATCTGGCCGCCAAGCACCTGCTGGACCTGGGCCGCCGTCGTCTGGCTTTTGTTGGTACGCCCTCCATCCGCCAGGTAGCCAGCCGCCTCAAGGGCGCGCAGCGTGCCGTGGCCGAGGTGTCAGGGGCCAGCGTTGAAGTCCTCGACTCCGCCGGGCAGACCGTTCTTGCAGGCCGACAGGTTGGTAACAGCCTGGTGGAACGCGCCCCCGAACTTCGGCCTGAGGCGGTGTTCTGCTCCAACGACCTCTTGGCGCTCGGCGTCATGCAATCCCTGACGATGCTGCGGACCGTCCGGATCCCCGAGGACATCGCGCTTATTGGTTACGACGACATCGACTTCGCCATCTCCGCAGTGGTGCCGTTGTCCTCCATCCGGCAGCCCACCGAGGCCCTGGGCCGTACGGCGATCGAGCTTCTGGCGGAGGAGCAGGAGAGCGGCGGGACCAAGCACCGGTCCGTGGTGTTCACGCCTGAGCTGGTGGTCCGCCAAAGCACTGCGGGTTCGCTTAGCCTCGCTTGA
- a CDS encoding L-rhamnose mutarotase, producing the protein MRVCFRSSVHPELMAEYKQRHAAVWPEMLKALKDAGWNNYSLFLAPDGQLIGYLECEDYEAAQARMAVTEVNARWQAEMATLFANSDLPPDQGFEVVEEVFNLEDQLAAAAAVTGPYAVTDTVTGAHINTDSAAHEYQKEQA; encoded by the coding sequence ATGAGGGTTTGTTTCCGCTCCTCAGTCCACCCGGAACTGATGGCCGAGTACAAGCAACGCCACGCCGCAGTCTGGCCGGAAATGCTGAAAGCGCTGAAGGATGCCGGCTGGAACAACTACTCGTTGTTCCTCGCACCGGACGGCCAGTTGATCGGCTACTTGGAGTGCGAAGACTACGAAGCCGCCCAAGCCCGCATGGCCGTGACAGAGGTCAACGCGCGCTGGCAGGCCGAAATGGCCACCCTCTTTGCGAACAGCGATCTTCCACCGGACCAGGGCTTCGAGGTGGTTGAAGAAGTTTTCAACCTTGAGGACCAACTTGCCGCCGCAGCCGCCGTCACGGGGCCATATGCCGTCACGGACACAGTCACCGGCGCACACATTAATACAGACTCAGCCGCCCACGAATACCAAAAGGAACAAGCATGA
- the rhaI gene encoding L-rhamnose isomerase, protein MNTTESALGRLGELAIEVPSWAYGNSGTRFKVFGTPGTPRTVQEKIADAAKVHELTGLAPTVALHIPWDKVDDYAALREYASGLGVGLGTINSNTFQDDEYKFGSLTSSNESVRRRAIDHHLECIEIMHATGSKDLKIWLADGTNYPGQDDIRGRQDRLAESLQEIYAGLGDEQRLVLEYKFFEPAFYHTDVPDWGTSYAQTLALGEKAFVCLDTGHHAPGTNIEFIVMQLLRLGKLGSFDFNSRFYADDDLIVGAADPFQLFRIMHEVIRGGGFGKDSGVALMLDQCHNLEEKIPGQIRSVLNVQEMTARALLIDTAALSEAQRAGDVLAANGIFNDAFYTDVRPVLAEWRESRGLPADPMAAYKASGYQKKINEDRAGGQQAGWGA, encoded by the coding sequence ATGAACACCACAGAATCGGCCCTGGGCCGTCTAGGGGAACTGGCCATTGAAGTGCCGTCCTGGGCCTACGGAAATTCCGGGACCCGGTTCAAGGTCTTCGGCACCCCGGGTACTCCGCGCACCGTCCAGGAAAAGATCGCCGACGCCGCCAAGGTCCACGAGCTCACCGGACTGGCCCCTACGGTGGCCCTGCACATTCCGTGGGACAAAGTGGATGACTACGCTGCACTGCGCGAGTACGCATCAGGGCTGGGCGTGGGGCTGGGCACCATCAACTCCAACACGTTCCAGGATGACGAGTACAAGTTCGGCTCCCTCACCTCGTCCAACGAATCTGTACGCCGCCGTGCCATCGATCACCACCTGGAGTGCATTGAGATCATGCACGCCACCGGTTCCAAGGATTTGAAGATCTGGCTGGCCGACGGCACCAACTACCCGGGCCAGGACGATATCCGCGGCCGCCAGGACCGCCTGGCAGAGTCTCTCCAGGAGATCTACGCGGGCCTCGGCGACGAGCAGCGCCTGGTTCTGGAGTACAAGTTCTTCGAGCCCGCTTTCTACCACACCGATGTTCCGGACTGGGGTACCTCCTACGCACAGACCCTCGCCCTGGGCGAGAAGGCGTTCGTCTGCCTGGACACCGGCCACCACGCTCCGGGCACCAACATCGAGTTCATCGTCATGCAGCTCCTGCGCTTGGGCAAGCTCGGCTCGTTCGACTTCAACTCCCGCTTCTACGCCGATGATGACCTGATTGTTGGCGCGGCTGATCCTTTCCAGCTGTTCCGCATCATGCACGAGGTCATCCGTGGCGGCGGTTTCGGCAAGGATTCAGGCGTCGCACTGATGCTGGACCAGTGCCACAACCTGGAAGAGAAGATCCCGGGCCAGATCCGCTCGGTCCTCAACGTCCAGGAAATGACCGCCCGCGCCCTGCTCATTGACACCGCAGCGTTGTCCGAGGCACAGCGTGCCGGCGATGTCCTGGCCGCCAACGGCATCTTCAACGATGCCTTCTACACCGACGTCCGCCCGGTCCTGGCCGAGTGGCGCGAATCCCGCGGCCTCCCCGCCGACCCGATGGCCGCGTACAAGGCCAGCGGATACCAGAAGAAAATCAACGAGGACCGCGCAGGCGGCCAGCAAGCCGGATGGGGCGCGTAA
- a CDS encoding bifunctional aldolase/short-chain dehydrogenase encodes MQNTGKTVEELISRSNRLGADKRNTNFAGGNTSAKGTEKDPVTGQDVELLWVKGSGGDLGTLKAENLAVLRLDRLQALKDVYPGVEREDEMVAAFDYCLHGKGGAAPSIDTAMHGLVDAAHVDHLHPDSGIAIATAVDGEALTSKVFGSKVVWVPWRRPGFQLGLDIAAIKEANPQAIGTILGGHGITAWGATSEEAEANSLWIIDQAENYIKENGKSEPFGATLPGYSALPEAERKAKAAALAPVIRGLASTDKPQLGHFSDDAVVLEFLASEEHPRLGALGTSCPDHFLRTKVKPLVLDLPADASIEDSVTRLKELHVAYREDYQGYYDRHADENSPALRGADPAIVLVPGVGMFSFGKDKQTARVAGEFYLNAINVMRGAEAISTYAPIEESEKFRIEYWALEEAKLARMPKPKSHATRIALVTGAASGIGKAIATRLASDGACVVIADLNLENAQKVAEELGGSDVAIGVQADVTDEAQIAAAIQEAVLAFGGLDLVVNNAGLSISKPLLETTEKDWDLQHNVMAKGSFLVSKAAAKVMIDQGLGGDIIYISSKNSVFAGPNNIAYSATKADQAHQVRLLAAELGEYGVRVNGINPDGVVRGSGIFAGGWGAKRAAVYGVDEQELGKYYAQRTLLKREVLPEHVANAASVLTSNELSHTTGLHIPVDAGVAAAFLR; translated from the coding sequence ATGCAGAACACAGGCAAGACTGTTGAAGAACTGATCTCCCGTTCCAACCGCCTCGGTGCGGACAAGCGGAACACCAACTTCGCCGGCGGCAACACCTCCGCCAAGGGCACAGAGAAGGACCCTGTCACGGGCCAGGACGTCGAGCTCCTCTGGGTCAAGGGTTCCGGTGGCGACCTCGGCACACTGAAAGCTGAGAACCTTGCCGTACTCCGGCTGGACCGGCTGCAGGCGCTCAAGGATGTTTACCCCGGCGTCGAGCGTGAAGACGAAATGGTGGCCGCGTTCGATTACTGCCTGCACGGCAAGGGCGGCGCAGCGCCGTCGATCGATACCGCCATGCACGGCCTCGTTGACGCTGCCCACGTTGACCACCTGCACCCGGATTCCGGCATCGCCATCGCCACCGCGGTGGACGGCGAAGCACTGACCTCCAAGGTCTTCGGCAGCAAGGTTGTCTGGGTTCCGTGGCGTCGCCCCGGTTTCCAGCTGGGCTTGGACATCGCGGCGATCAAGGAAGCCAACCCGCAGGCCATCGGCACCATCCTGGGCGGCCACGGCATCACTGCCTGGGGTGCCACCAGCGAAGAGGCCGAGGCCAACTCGCTCTGGATCATTGACCAGGCCGAGAATTACATCAAGGAGAACGGCAAGTCCGAGCCCTTCGGCGCCACACTCCCCGGCTACAGCGCCCTCCCGGAGGCTGAGCGCAAAGCCAAGGCAGCCGCCCTCGCTCCCGTGATCCGCGGCCTGGCCTCCACGGACAAGCCGCAACTGGGGCACTTCAGTGATGACGCCGTCGTTCTTGAATTCCTTGCCTCGGAAGAGCACCCGCGCCTCGGCGCACTGGGCACCTCCTGCCCGGACCACTTCCTGCGCACCAAGGTCAAGCCGCTGGTCCTGGACCTGCCCGCTGACGCCTCGATCGAAGACTCGGTCACCCGCCTGAAGGAACTTCACGTTGCGTACCGGGAGGATTACCAGGGGTACTACGACCGTCACGCTGATGAGAACAGCCCCGCCCTCCGCGGCGCGGACCCGGCCATCGTGCTGGTTCCCGGCGTGGGCATGTTCTCCTTCGGCAAGGACAAGCAGACCGCCCGCGTGGCCGGGGAGTTCTACCTCAACGCCATCAACGTGATGCGCGGCGCCGAGGCCATCTCCACCTACGCCCCGATCGAGGAATCCGAGAAATTCCGCATCGAGTACTGGGCGCTGGAAGAAGCCAAGCTCGCCCGCATGCCCAAGCCGAAGTCGCACGCCACCCGCATCGCGCTGGTGACCGGTGCGGCGTCGGGCATTGGCAAGGCGATCGCCACGCGTTTGGCGTCCGACGGCGCGTGCGTAGTGATTGCCGACCTGAACCTTGAGAACGCGCAAAAGGTAGCCGAGGAACTGGGCGGTTCCGACGTCGCCATCGGCGTCCAGGCTGACGTCACCGACGAAGCCCAGATCGCAGCCGCCATCCAGGAAGCCGTGCTCGCGTTCGGCGGCCTGGACCTGGTGGTCAACAATGCAGGCCTGTCCATCTCCAAGCCGCTGCTGGAAACCACGGAAAAGGACTGGGACCTCCAGCACAACGTCATGGCCAAGGGCTCGTTCCTGGTGTCCAAGGCCGCGGCCAAGGTCATGATCGATCAGGGCCTGGGCGGAGACATCATCTACATCTCCTCCAAGAACTCGGTCTTTGCCGGTCCGAACAACATCGCCTACTCCGCCACCAAGGCTGACCAGGCCCACCAGGTCCGCCTTCTCGCCGCCGAACTGGGCGAATACGGCGTCCGCGTCAACGGCATCAACCCCGACGGCGTGGTCCGCGGCTCCGGCATCTTCGCCGGCGGCTGGGGCGCCAAGCGCGCGGCCGTGTACGGCGTGGACGAGCAGGAACTGGGCAAGTACTACGCCCAGCGCACGCTCCTCAAGCGCGAAGTCCTCCCGGAACACGTGGCCAACGCCGCGTCCGTGCTCACCAGCAACGAACTGTCGCACACCACCGGCCTCCACATCCCCGTGGACGCCGGCGTCGCGGCAGCATTCCTCCGCTAG